The window AGATCTACGGATCCTCCAGCACCATCGAGCTGCGGCGGGAAGCAGGGCTGCAGTGGTTCTACAGGGGGTTCGTGTCGATCACCCTCTGGTGCCTGGGCCTGATCGGGGCGGCTTTGGCCTTCTCCTGGTGGATGCAGTCCTGACATGGCGACAATCGACTGGTTGATCCTGGCGGCTTACCTGGTGCTGATCGTCTTCATGGGGGGATGGTTTGCGCGCCGCCAGAACAGCACCGAGGACTTTTTCCTGGGCGGGCGCTCCGTGCCCTGGTGGGCGGTGGGCTTCTCCTTCTTCGGCTCCTCCATCAGCACCGGGACCTTTCTGGCCTTTCCGGGTCAGGGGTACGGGGGCGACTGGATCCCCCACCTCTCCCACCTGATCTTTCCCGTCATCGCCGTTCTGGCCGCCTGCTGGGTGATTCCCTACTACCGGCAGCGGGTCCGCATGAGCGCCTATGAATTCCTGGAGCAGCGCTTCGGGTACGGCACCCGCTGCTACGCCTCGTTGATCTACGTCCTTTACCACCTCTTCCGCAACGGAATGATCCTGTTCCTGATGGCCAAGGCCCTCAACGCCATGACGGGATGGGACCCGGTGACCATTCTGGTCGTGTGCGGCATCCTGGCTCTCCTCTACACCATGTTCGGAGGACTGGAGGCCGTGATCTGGACCGACGTCCTGCAATCGGTCACCCTGTTCGGCGGGGGGTTGTTCTGCCTCTGGTTTCTGACCCTCGGCTCGGACGAGGGCGCCTTTCACCTGTTCCAGGTCGCCGGGGACGCCGGCAAGTTCAAGCTGGTGGACTGGTCCCTGGACCTGTCTCATCCGACCATCGTGGTGATCATTCTCTACGGACTTGTCCACCACGGCACCTACTACACGACCAGTCAGGACGTGGCTCAGCG is drawn from Acidobacteriota bacterium and contains these coding sequences:
- a CDS encoding sodium:solute symporter, with translation MATIDWLILAAYLVLIVFMGGWFARRQNSTEDFFLGGRSVPWWAVGFSFFGSSISTGTFLAFPGQGYGGDWIPHLSHLIFPVIAVLAACWVIPYYRQRVRMSAYEFLEQRFGYGTRCYASLIYVLYHLFRNGMILFLMAKALNAMTGWDPVTILVVCGILALLYTMFGGLEAVIWTDVLQSVTLFGGGLFCLWFLTLGSDEGAFHLFQVAGDAGKFKLVDWSLDLSHPTIVVIILYGLVHHGTYYTTSQDVAQRYLAASSTRSSQKALLCGGFSIVTTWTLFLLIGSLLYAYYQIHPGQLPAEIAAKETQIFPFFVMNSIPPGISGLILAGMCAAAMSSLDTTINSLAMITVRDFYLHFRPEASDHRQLVLGRIASGFWGVLGIGSGLLMLAGVERAYYFGATVSSFIGGGILGLFLLGMFVPRAHTRGVWVGVITGIAISVWGGADTILEMLGASSALIDSVRFPWHPWMIMGLGNIASFTVGWLASVVLPDGRNTAPAAAP